Proteins from one Oncorhynchus masou masou isolate Uvic2021 chromosome 12, UVic_Omas_1.1, whole genome shotgun sequence genomic window:
- the bloc1s4 gene encoding biogenesis of lysosome-related organelles complex 1 subunit 4 codes for MEPRMENRVGFLSPLEESSAEVSRDSGFVSQSASSLSMLSEALSSGTVSQSPSFGAAVSQSASFNSAEPDPDHNQEDDILRNTAHSYSSYIRATAGDEILCLEKSLEEMLTRVDEFVGMLDMIRNDTSQIVNENLPQIHRKSEEMRQIYRKIDKLDAFVKIVGANVNVMEEQVTQAEREQGTLPGAFRKMFRTMNVPGFLNKPASPRRHQQHDQELPPVFKTDDYFTQHPGH; via the exons ATGGAGCCTAGGATGGAAAATAGGGTAGGTTTTCTCTCCCCGCTGGAGGAGTCCAGTGCCGAGGTGAGTCGGGACAGTGGCTTTGTGTCGCAGAGTGCGAGCAGTTTATCCATGTTGAGCGAGGCCCTAAGCAGTGGCACCGTGTCGCAAAGCCCCAGCTTCGGCGCAGCAGTCTCACAGAGTGCGAGCTTCAACTCCGCGGAGCCCGACCCAGACCACAACCAGGAGGATGATATCCTGAGAAACACTGCTCACAGTTACTCCTCTTACATCAGAGCTACTGCTGGAGATGAG ATCCTGTGTTTGGAGAAAAGTCTGGAGGAAATGCTGACTAGGGTGGATGAATTTGTAGGAATGCTTGACATG ATCCGCAACGACACATCACAGATTGTCAATGAGAACTTACCTCAAATACATAGAAAATCAGAAGAGATGAGACAAATATACAGAAAGATTGACAAGTTGGAT GCATTTGTGAAGATTGTAGGTGCCAACGTGAATGTTATGGAGGAACAGGTCACTCAGGCAGAGAGGGAACAAGGAACCCTGCCGGGCGCCTTCAGAAAGATGTTCCGCACCATGAATGTCCCAGGCTTTCTAAAT AAACCAGCCAGCCCCAGAAGGCATCAGCAGCATGATCAGGAGCTTCCCCCAGTGTTCAAAACAGATGATTATTTCACCCAACACCCAGGACACTGA